In Oryza brachyantha chromosome 1, ObraRS2, whole genome shotgun sequence, the following are encoded in one genomic region:
- the LOC102706062 gene encoding uncharacterized protein LOC102706062, whose translation MVGRGSPKLSMIPKGTPKFGRMLSATSTRMKRVSPKGNQVKQRAIWNVELEKSLVEILFEHKDYRGDNGWNTESWNRMVKEFHARNKCVSFTKSQVQEKEGQLKRDYKMLKAARQQSGSSWNEKRCMVEGSPAMWENLQMTFPKIKKFRNNKANFPLYDALGELYDGQLAEGKHNCTSLDSMEDEKPLRPVQELDDDSQQQDDLVLLEDQRNSREEESDVVLLEDQRNPREKETDVLFEDQRNTREKETQAEDSRIMTEEQKRRGLIAKRRQEKRR comes from the exons ATGGTTGGAAGAGGTTCGCCAAAACTCAGTATGATTCCAAAGGGAACTCCTAAGTTTGGTAGGATGCTATCTGCGACAAGTACTAGGATGAAGAGAGTCTCTCCAAAAG GCAACCAAGTTAAACAGAGAGCAATTTGGAACGTGGAGTTGGAGAAGTCACTTGTTGAAATCCTTTTCGAGCACAAAGACTATAGAGGAGATAATGGCTGGAACACTGAATCATGGAATAGAATGGTGAAGGAATTCCACGCACGGAACAAGTGTGTATCATTCACCAAAAGTCAAGTTCAAGAGAAGGAGGGTCAACTGAAAAGAGATTACAAGATGTTGAAAGCGGCTAGGCAACAAAGTGGGTCTTCTTGGAACGAGAAGAGATGCATGGTCGAGGGATCGCCGGCTATGTGGGAAAACTTGCAAATG ACATTCCCAAAGATCAAAAAGTTCCGCAACAACAAGGCCAACTTTCCCTTGTATGATGCACTTGGTGAGCTATATGATG GCCAACTTGCTGAGGGAAAACACAACTGCACCTCCCTTGATTCAATGGAAGATGAGAAACCCCTGAGGCCAGTACAAGAATTGGACGATGATAGTCAACAGCAAGATGATCTTGTGCTGCTCGAAGACCAAAGAAActcaagagaggaagaaagtGATGTTGTGCTGCTTGAAGACCAAAGAAACccgagagagaaagaaactgaTGTGCTGTTTGAAGACCAAAGAAACACGAGAGAGAAGGAAACTCAAGCTGAGGATTCAAGAATTATGACTGAAGAGCAAAAAAGACGGGGTTTAATAGCAAAGAGgagacaagaaaaaagaagataa